The following proteins are co-located in the Paroedura picta isolate Pp20150507F chromosome 18, Ppicta_v3.0, whole genome shotgun sequence genome:
- the RAB27A gene encoding ras-related protein Rab-27A isoform X1 yields the protein MSDGDYDYLIKFLALGDSGVGKTSLLYQYTDGKFISKFLTTVGIDFREKRVVYRPNGPDGLSGRGQRIHLQLWDTAGQERFRSLTTAFFRDAMGFLLLFDLTNEQSFLNVRNWMSQLQMHAYCDNPDVVLCGNKNDLEEQRAVKEGDAKELAEKYGIPYFETSAASGTNVSQAIETLLDLIMKRMERCVDKSWIPEGVVQSNGHSSSERLPEEAEKSKCSC from the exons ATGTCTGATGGGGATTATGATTACCTGATCAAGTTCTTGGCCCTCGGAGACTCCGGTGTCGGGAAGACCAGCCTTCTCTATCAGTACACGGACGGAAAGTTCATCTCCAAATTCTTAACCACGGTGGGCATCGATTTCCGGGAGAAGAGGGTG GTGTACCGACCCAATGGGCCAGATGGCCTCAGCGGCAGAGGGCAGAGAATCCATCTCCAGCTGTGGGACACTGCAGGGCAAGAAAG GTTTCGGAGCCTGACGACGGCCTTCTTCCGAGACGCAatgggcttcctcctcctctttgacCTGACCAATGAGCAGAGCTTTCTGAACGTACGGAACTGGATGA GCCAGCTACAAATGCATGCTTACTGCGACAACCCGGACGTGGTCCTGTGTGGCAACAAAAACGACCTGGAAGAGCAGAGAGCAGTCAAAGAAGGGGATGCTAAGGAGCTGGCGGAGAAATATGG GATCCCTTACTTTGAAACGAGTGCCGCCAGTGGGACCAACGTGAGCCAGGCCATCGAGACACTGCTGGATCTCATCATGAAGCGCATGGAACGGTGTGTGGACAAGTCCTGGATCCCGGAAGGGGTAGTGCAGTCCAACGGCCACAGCTCATCCGAGCGGCTCCCTgaggaggcagagaaaagcaaatgcagctgctga
- the RAB27A gene encoding ras-related protein Rab-27A isoform X2: MSDGDYDYLIKFLALGDSGVGKTSLLYQYTDGKFISKFLTTVGIDFREKRVVYRPNGPDGLSGRGQRIHLQLWDTAGQERFRSLTTAFFRDAMGFLLLFDLTNEQSFLNVRNWMSQLQMHAYCDNPDVVLCGNKNDLEEQRAVKEGDAKELAEKYGIPYFETSAASGTNVSQAIETLLDLIMKRMERNLGPARAWH, encoded by the exons ATGTCTGATGGGGATTATGATTACCTGATCAAGTTCTTGGCCCTCGGAGACTCCGGTGTCGGGAAGACCAGCCTTCTCTATCAGTACACGGACGGAAAGTTCATCTCCAAATTCTTAACCACGGTGGGCATCGATTTCCGGGAGAAGAGGGTG GTGTACCGACCCAATGGGCCAGATGGCCTCAGCGGCAGAGGGCAGAGAATCCATCTCCAGCTGTGGGACACTGCAGGGCAAGAAAG GTTTCGGAGCCTGACGACGGCCTTCTTCCGAGACGCAatgggcttcctcctcctctttgacCTGACCAATGAGCAGAGCTTTCTGAACGTACGGAACTGGATGA GCCAGCTACAAATGCATGCTTACTGCGACAACCCGGACGTGGTCCTGTGTGGCAACAAAAACGACCTGGAAGAGCAGAGAGCAGTCAAAGAAGGGGATGCTAAGGAGCTGGCGGAGAAATATGG GATCCCTTACTTTGAAACGAGTGCCGCCAGTGGGACCAACGTGAGCCAGGCCATCGAGACACTGCTGGATCTCATCATGAAGCGCATGGAACG